A part of Acropora palmata chromosome 6, jaAcrPala1.3, whole genome shotgun sequence genomic DNA contains:
- the LOC141884881 gene encoding uncharacterized protein LOC141884881 has translation MAKATRHLHHNEEQYVAKMNFRSERILQSQIDRLNREKLLQVKSLNAQMRNYERKLQKINERVLEVERLSQNSADPHQRPPTREHFKKLSSDAVRQRHMTTGVGYSYIDNLLGSSRPLVNRPLRWGINPSIPSLQRESLEPISFANASSKTFVTEIKGQPIYLRPREAVFIKQQKQSDLVLPQIVLNAKQNEAPKQKHNVKTVSFPNLSHTKEAKVQFTDEKRSELSSQEVNPHLPPILENEIQVKTLIPKGKIGENWTIGIGEERGYVTDELLASEACKVEDFNSKNTIESRETEKIRIKSPENGLSLGTPGVKQFTRSSETLTSEKEELETAGQHDSENKVCPPLYKLHSRRFSL, from the coding sequence ATGGCTAAGGCAACAAGACACCTTCATCACAATGAAGAACAATATGTTGCGAAGATGAATTTTAGAAGCGAAAGGATACTTCAGAGTCAAATCGATCGTCTGAACAGAGAGAAGCTCTTGCAAGTCAAAAGTTTAAACGCTCAAATGCGAAATTATGAGAGAAAGCTTCAAAAGATTAATGAAAGAGTTCTGGAGGTTGAAAGACTATCACAGAATTCCGCGGATCCGCACCAGCGGCCTCCAACGCGCGAGCATTTCAAGAAGCTCTCCAGCGATGCTGTCCGTCAAAGGCACATGACTACAGGAGTTGGTTATTCGTATATTGACAATTTACTTGGGTCATCCAGACCGCTGGTTAACAGACCGCTTCGTTGGGGAATTAACCCATCTATACCAAGTCTTCAAAGGGAATCTTTGGAACCAATTTCTTTCGCGAATGCTTCATCTAAGACATTTGTGACAGAGATTAAAGGTCAACCCATTTATCTTCGACCAAGGGAAGCAGTTTTCATCAAGCAACAAAAACAGAGTGATCTTGTTTTAccacaaattgttttgaatgctAAACAAAACGAAGCCCCGAAACAAAAGCATAACGTAAAAACAGTCTCTTTCCCCAACCTTTCCCATACCAAAGAGGCAAAGGTGCAGTTCACAGACGAAAAAAGGAGTGAATTATCGAGCCAAGAGGTGAATCCTCATCTTCCTCCTATTCTGGAAAACGAAATTCAAGTGAAGACGCTAATTCCTAAAGGGAAAATAGGAGAGAACTGGACTATCGGAATCGGGGAGGAAAGAGGCTATGTTACGGATGAACTGTTAGCTTCGGAAGCTTGCAAAGTTGAAGATTTCAATTCCAAAAATACAATTGAAAGCAGGGAAACTGAAAAGATACGTATAAAATCTCCTGAAAATGGTTTGTCATTAGGAACTCCAGGAGTGAAGCAATTTACTCGCAGCAGCGAGACGCTAACCAGTGAGAAAGAAGAACTAGAAACTGCGGGTCAACATGACAGCGAAAATAAGGTCTGCCCGCCGCTTTATAAGCTTCATTCTCGAAGATTTTCGTTATAA
- the LOC141883829 gene encoding uncharacterized protein LOC141883829 — MRITNLRYGRMLLIPAVILIVITFLLMQFNFHASGGKGIFVQAKEHFHHWFQKAVFKHNWEDIHCRKRHANETVVEESWVLELSKQLNLDAVGTSIFDSNTGCNDWLSVITKKYPGIKIGGAHVDQYAVDYAKRLFNKTPSTFGTIDPDGRLSFLPDDKKFNHAINYGGLKDLGDKKIQCNLVIDLLRILKPGGSLYLGHNIEDNECHVLDKYSHVTLPGCYWSELCLKNRTDIAEIYYIKEKDLFGEQSRIDDCYTAVFIHKKVVLSRSRGGNDGPPPRYTPHAKMYYCTTKEARNGKFPSAIKEALGLQVFPGRLYQGYKLVKKLKNSMVNISHT; from the coding sequence ATGAGGATTACAAACCTTCGTTATGGCCGGATGCTGTTAATCCCTGCCGTGATTTTGATTGTGATCACATTTCTGTTAATGCAATTCAACTTTCATGCTTCTGGTGGTAAAGGAATCTTTGTTCAAGCTAAGGAACATTTTCACCACTGGTTTCAAAAAGCAGTGTTCAAGCATAATTGGGAGGACATCCATTGCCGAAAAAGGCACGCAAATGAGACGGTTGTGGAAGAAAGTTGGGTGCTAGAACTGTCTAAGCAGCTTAATCTTGATGCTGTGGGTACCTCAATCTTTGACAGCAACACTGGATGCAATGATTGGCTCAGTGTgatcacaaaaaaatatcCTGGCATTAAAATTGGAGGTGCCCATGTTGATCAATATGCTGTGGATTACGCAAAGAGATTGTTCAATAAGACACCATCCACGTTTGGAACCATCGACCCTGATGGTCGTCTATCTTTCCTTCCAGATGACAAAAAGTTTAATCATGCTATTAATTATGGAGGGCTTAAAGATTTAGGGGATAAAAAGATTCAGTGCAATCTTGTGATAGATCTCCTTCGTATTTTAAAACCTGGTGGTTCTTTATATCTTGGCCACAATATAGAAGACAATGAATGTCATGTACTCGACAAGTATTCACATGTCACCCTTCCAGGATGTTATTGGTCAGAACTGTGTTTGAAGAATCGCACTGATATTGCAGAGATCTACTACATCAAAGAGAAAGACCTCTTTGGTGAACAATCACGTATTGACGATTGTTATACGGCAGTGTTTATTCACAAGAAAGTTGTCCTTTCTAGAAGTCGAGGTGGAAATGATGGCCCTCCCCCAAGATACACTCCTCATGCGAAAATGTACTATTGCACAACTAAGGAAGCTCGCAACGGAAAGTTTCCAAGTGCTATCAAGGAGGCTCTAGGACTTCAGGTGTTTCCTGGACGATTGTACCAGGGATACAAACTTGTTAAGAAGTTGAAAAACTCTATGGTAAACATATCACACACCTGA